One segment of Cryptococcus neoformans var. grubii H99 chromosome 2, complete sequence DNA contains the following:
- a CDS encoding solute carrier family 29 (equilibrative nucleoside transporter), member 1/2/3 codes for MLAAIRSALSTRPDPAEYQPVIPSAAANADPADPATLDHIDRQLGHGAAGEVVEYESVKVYFCFWVLGAGVLMSWNALICTFPLLISYLPPDQSLRGNLSSILSTVYCFGNLFFLGVAQRHVGKVSPAKRLHSSLLTLLVTALLITYPALPTLFPRLSSPLLLTALVFISLVLSFSTAYLQSSVFALSSLWGSEQTLGVMSGQGGIAVLVSGIQFVLAFVSAIAKSDNGQGDEGDEASKLAGVGLWAACSLGVVGCFMASRYLKRHPKYLDVLAPKFATNELNSVEGNKRESVTTRKLLKKNWELNLAVAWVFVVTLSVFPPITTRILSTHQPTPRLLQPDVFMPLHFVIFNIGDYIGRTYLPSYSALLFTSPRRILLLSLGRSLFIPIFFACNVTPREVGNAPFIDSDILYFLIILLFSMTNGYLGSLCMIVSSSPNLNPRIKEDERDVAATLASFCLVAGLAGGSLASFAVASAVNRRL; via the exons ATGCTGGCAGCCATACGCAGCGCTCTGTCCACTCGTCCAGACCCAGCAGAATATCAGCCAGTCATCCCTTCAGCTGCAGCCAATGCAGACCCTGCAGATCCAGCCACTCTGGACCATATCGACCGCCAGCTCGGTCACGGCGCAGCCGGAGAAGTCGTGGAGTACGAGAGCGTCAAGGTCTATTTTTGCTTTTGGGTCCTTGGTGCTGGCGTCCTTATGAGCTGGAATG CCCTCATATGTACATTCCCTCTACTTATATCATACCTTCCTCCAGACCAAAGCCTACGTGGAAATCTCTCAAGTATACTATCCACTGTATACTGTTTTGgaaacctcttcttccttggcgTAGCTCAGCGTCATGTCGGCAAG GTATCACCAGCAAAACGactccattcttctctcctAACTCTCCTTGTGACGGCCCTGCTCATCACTTACCCCGCTCTGCCCACTCTCTTCCCAAGATTatcttctcccctccttctcacaGCCCTCGTCTTTATATCACTTGTCCTTTCATTCTCTACAGCCTACCTCCAGTCATCTGTCTtcgccctctcttctctgtGGGGCTCAGAACAAACCCTTGGTGTCATGTCGGGACAAGGCGGCATCGCCGTCCTCGTATCCGGCATCCAGTTCGTTTTGGCTTTTGTCTCAGCGATAGCTAAAAGTGATAATGGACAAGGTgatgagggagatgaagcgAGTAAACTCGCAGGTGTAGGTCTGTGGGCAGCGTGCTCATTGGGCGTGGTCGGATGTTTCATGGCGAGCAGATACCTCAAGAGGCATCCTAAATACCTTGATGTGTTAGCTCCTAAATTTGCTACTAATGAGCTTAATAGTGTGGAAGGTAATAAACGTGAGAGCGTAACCACGAGAAAAttattgaagaagaactgggAGCTCAACTTGGCTGTTGCTTGGGTCTTTGTCGTTACTCTG TCTGTCTTCCCGCCAATCACTACTAGGATCCTTTCGACACATCAGCCTACACCTAGGTTGCTGCAACCGGATGTATTTATGCCCCTTCATTTCGTCATTTTTAACA TCGGCGACTATATCGGCCGGACCTACCTACCCTCATACTCTGCACTCCTCTTCACTTCCCCTCGACgtatcctcctcctgtctCTCGGACGTTCCTTGttcatccccatcttctttgcttGCAACGTTACCCCTCGAGAGGTTGGCAATGCCCCATTCATAGATTCTGACATTCTATACTTTTTGATCATCCTTTTGTTCTCCATGACCAACGG ATACCTTGGGTCACTCTGTATGAtcgtatcatcatcaccaaacCTCAACCCTCGTATTaaagaggacgagagagaTGTCGCTGCGACACTCGCTTCGTTTTGCCTTGTAGCAGGTCTCGCGGGGGGTAGTTTGGCCAGCTTCGCTGTAGCCTCAGCTGTCAATAGAAGGTTGTAA
- a CDS encoding NADPH2:quinone reductase, translated as MSILTRLSSRTPYLPRNLSTMPSFQIPKTMKAIQVDAPGGPEVNVLREIPVPTPKPDEVLIKVQYTGVNYIDTYYRSGLYPKQFPYTVGQDAVGTLVQGPSSSDVKFDIPLGTTVFTPAGNSFAEYLVAPFFRVGVIPEGVDPKDGVSWSTVGLTALALAKESYPVKKGDWVLIRAAAGGVGLVLTQIVKYLGGHVIGTVSSQDKAELVKSYGADLVLLSTDHSEDNVKKILEVTNGGVHGVYDGVGKDTWEEDFLVVRRKGTIVTFGNASGAVPAFAPLKLTPKALKVTRPTVWSIVTTAEEFNEYTTELVDIVKKAGLKFEVHKVYELTAEDVIQAQKDITSRGTMGKLLIHVADK; from the exons atgtCCATTCTCACAAGACTCTCGTCCCGTACTCCATACCTCCCAAGAAATTTATCCACCATGCCCTCTTTCCAAATCCCAAAGACCATGAAAGCTATCCAG GTCGACGCCCCAGGTGGCCCGGAAGTCAACGTCCTTAGAGAAATCCCAGTACCGACTCCCAAGCCTGACGAGGTTTTGATCAAAGTTCAATATAC TGGTGTCAACTACATAGACACCT ACTACCGAAGTGGTCTCTATCCCAAGCAATTCCCCTACACTGTTGGCCAGGATGCTGTCGGTACCCTCGTCCAGggtccctcttcttccgacgTCAAGTTCGACATTCCTCTCGGTACCACCGTCTTCACTCCTGCCGGCAACTCTTTCGCCGAGTATCTCGTTGCCCCCTTTTTCCGTGTCGGTGTCATACCAGAGGGTGTTGACCCTAAAGACGGTGTTTCTTGGTCTACCGTCGGTCTTACCGCCCTTGCCCTCGCCAAGGAGAGTTACCCCGTCAAGAAGGGTGACTGGGTCCTTATtcgagctgctgctggtggtgtCGGCCTGGTGCTCACTCAGATTGTAAAATACCTTGGTGGTCATGTGATCGGTACGGTCTCTTCCCAGGACAAGGCTGAGCTCGTCAAGAGCTACGGTGCTGATTTAGTCCTCTTGAGCACCGATCATTCAGAGGATAATGTCAAGAAGATCCTGGAAGTGACAAACGGTGGTGTTCACGGCGTGTACGATGGAGTTGGGAAGGATAcatgggaagaggatttcCTGGTCGTCAGGAGAAAGGGCACCATCGTTACTTTTGGTAATGCTTCT GGTGCTGTCCCCGCTTTTGCTCCTCTTAAACTCACCCCCAAGGCCCTCAAGGTCACCCGCCCTACCGTCTGGTCCATCGTCACGACCGCTGAAGAGTTCAATGAGTATACCACCGAGTTGGTCGATATCGTCAAAAAGGCCGGTCTCAAG TTTGAAGTGCACAAGGTGTACGAGCTTACCGCCGAGGACGTCATCCAGGCCCAGAAGGACATTACGTCCAGGGGAACCATGGGCAAGCTTTTGATCCACGTTGCCGACAAGTAA
- a CDS encoding clampless protein 1, which produces MATYLDPRVSSNKENSPPSSIALNDIDAISLSLRTSLSGVTPPPKKKIVALGLGRAPKFTYRRHSNKPYNRSTSITRAKKAAVKSKSVRPKAAIKKSKTRPPPLKLVQGPDVESAKLARLERLRRAVWHPPAPVPGQVKVPLKLPYPRFPSFEYIDNEYLKEIPVQYIFDRMFPLLPSFATITLAYRPYASIPHPDPKVLPRTTLAFAIPEVVDGSKPHWAAKARGREPDLALAVICKPVEESRGNMIVAVNSLVFATQCAYWPRLLTTSLPIPTPKRPTPSTSAASTSLPAIVETEENVSDASFSSSSSWSDSDSEVEFVDLPRLPKPIKDDKGFIHLPLVPLPIPSPSTFPIIHRHLHHPSRALLPDLLGLPEHYITRSQVLDAISGLSVQQLMDKLTILQGVWQNLCRLGIGLPGTWKQLGEAWACVVGVIVGQSLLIAGQEVTEVQRTGRKTAAEDVAWEWVRREKVKEQQ; this is translated from the exons ATGGCTACTTATCTTGACCCTCGGGTCTCTTCCAATAAGGAAAACTCCCCCCCATCCAGCATCGCCCTCAACGATATCGACgccatctctctttccttgcgTACCTCACTTTCTGGAGTTACTCCTCCGcccaaaaagaagatcGTTGCCCTTGGTCTTGGCCGTGCTCCCAAATTCACTTATCGTCGCCACTCCAACAAGCCTTACAACCGATCTACCTCTATCACCCGTgccaagaaggctgctGTTAAATCTAAGAGTGTTAGGCCCAAGGCTGCCATAAAGAAGAGTAAGACCAGGCCTCCACCTTTGAAGTTGGTTCAAGGACCAGATGTGGAAAGTGCGAAGTTGGCGAGGTTGGAGAGGTTAAGAAGAGCCGTTTGGCACCCTCCTGCTCCGGTTCCTGGTCAAGTCAAAGTTCCTCTCAAGTTGCCTTATCCTAGgttcccttcttttgaGTACATTGATAATGAGTACCTCAAGGAAATT CCCGTTCAATACATCTTCGACCGCAtgtttcctcttcttccctcctttgCTACCATTACCCTTGCCTACCGACCTTATGCTTCCATTCCTCACCCCGACCCCAAAGTCTTGCCTCGTACCACTCTCGCCTTTGCCATTCCAGAGGTTGTCGACGGTAGCAAACCTCATTGGGCTGCCAAAGCACGAGGACGAGAGCCCGATCTGGCACTTGCTGTCATTTGCAAACCTGTAGAGGAGTCAAGAGGCAACATGATTGTTGCAGTCAATAGTCTTGTTTTTGCTACTCAATGCGCATACTGGCCTCGACTTTTGACCACTTCATTACCTATCCCTACTCCCAAACGTCCCACACCTTCAACGTCAGCCGCATCCACCTCTCTCCCTGCTATCGTTGAGACTGAAGAGAATGTTTCCGAtgcttccttttcatcttcatcatcatggtcTGACAGTGATTCAGAGGTCGAATTCGTTGACCTTCCCAGGTTGCCGAAACCTATCAAGGACGACAAGGGTTTCAtacatcttcctcttgttcccCTCCCtattccatctccttcgaCGTTCCCTATCATCCACCGacatctccaccacccttctcgggctcttcttcccgaTCTCCTTGGTCTGCCTGAGCATTACATCACTCGATCACAAGTGCTCGATGCTATCTCTGGTCTTTCGGTTCAACAATTAATGGACAAGCTCACGATCTTGCAAGGCGTTTGGCAAAACCTCTGCCGTCTTGGAATTGGTCTGCCGGGAACTTGGAAACAATTGGGAGAGGCATGGGCTTGTGTGGTGGGTGTAATCGTCGGTCAAAGTCTGCTGATTGCAGGTCAAGAAGTGACCGAGGTGCAGCGTACTGGGCGAAAGACTGCAGCGGAGGACGTTGCATGGGAGTGGGTGAGGCgagagaaggtgaaggaacAGCAGTAG
- a CDS encoding high-affinity phosphodiesterase, translated as MPLALTATSLTPPSGMSGESPQTLSVLVLLPSTSSSQAEIPTPYRPNPLKTRSSSPKVPTVLSLTKSGNGDQGGDGIAHEAELKAKVMAGRRLSLGSSLGSDINLSIGEETVPIDTIPVGINRPSRVATLHGMPPFSPIVSPTSSIPPPSPKDPSSNLHTPPFGYSSRSGSGGGPHSRRRRPQTASGTANDIAPALIKETANARSSLAMVSGAVKGRGKARPGWEADELVGHLRESGLEVTVVHTLSHLTSLIDPDVSHSAHPIITRPADPAEPVTHVILVPLADSPAFPSLSLLVNSGTTPSAVCFQQDILERAIRAEEQWLKGALAQIKRVADMCTKHRSAVSSTASTARPSPATSGPGSPIEAPAPLIIAYSANPSLSQSAISACITAGVIDMGAEHEGEKILAAAMGPRQGSSEAWNWARSEKRSSISQRTSISRESQNPSRKGSTVSGIAFTSADPFAASCACNSPSSQHLRPDQQAPPMYQQTPTVPTYKHPEISLPPAQQYTYPYLFYQAPSFCAFHPAPDPRRRSVDIGGLAEAIKRASRLYEASHPILSGSRASSIQPRGVKRGQMHEDYSFPSAASPTSSVNLKSSLSSSQETQSNDENDAWGKYTELAELLSAMYCHTGTTIDVQMEEFEKFSNPLTPEKRSQLVDELATWNFKPHYLHEDDLYRMACLIFEGILNIEGLAELGLQQDNVNRLLFAMRAIYHAPNPYHNYVHALDVLQATYTFLADLGVVPPFEYIREWGPNKEIWRRPSENENERSAGTKRAREIMRPQDILAVLIAAMGHDVGHPGLSNAFMKNARVPLSQVYEDKSVLENMHCMLVVQLLRKYGFGFLIERTKSSSEAQALSNLDQKSFRQVLYSSILATDMSLHFAWVQRLKEFDDRLKSGEAGAVEDERILICQALIKCADISNPSRPIGVSQHWSSVLLEEWAKQASLEQDLSLPVSVVASADAALQAKGQIGFIDLFTKPLFEAVSDALPELQPYADSCVENQTIWKARLAELTEKEGDEGEAVRTLIQPAVEGASQDERFKTLFPLLLPTPLVSGLSVPEEATLLKGSSSFTSPTAAMSPYALPTPSKFSFGTDLTEQNGASPAASVMRAVYHAKLVDQGSRSRLASWSRGFIHGDWNEHRRMSTPEILTSNNHL; from the exons ATGCCTTTAGCCTTAACTGCGACTTCTCTTACTCCGCCATCGGGGATGTCCGGAGAGAGTCCTCAAACGCTATCTGTTTTAGTGCTCCTTCCATCAACCTCAAGCTCCCAAGCAGAGATTCCTACGCCGTATCGGCCAAACCCTCTAAAAACCAGATCGTCCAGTCCCAAAGTGCCAACAGTACTGAGCTTGACAAAGAGTGGAAACGGAGaccaaggaggagatggaataGCGCATGAAGCGGAATTGAAGGCCAAGGTGATGGCAGGCAGACGACTGAGTCTCGGCTCAAGTTTGGGGTCAGATATCAATTTATCGATAGGAGAGGAGACGGTGCCTATCGACACCATCCCTGTTGGAATAAACCGGCCCAGTAGAGTGGCAACATTACATGGCATGCCTCCTTTTTCGCCGATAGTATCGCCCACTTCAAgcattcctcctccaagCCCAAAAGACCCATCATCGAATTTGCACACGCCCCCTTTTGGTTACAGTTCACGCTCAGGCTCAGGTGGCGGTCCTCATTCACGTCGTCGACGACCTCAGACGGCTTCTGGGACGGCGAACGACATAGCACCAGCCCTCATTAAGGAGACGGCCAATGCTAGGTCCAGCCTGGCGATGGTAAGCGGAGCAGTCAaggggagaggaaaggCCAGGCCCGGATGGGAGGCTGATGAGCTTGTCGGTCATTTGCGGGAAAGCGGTTTGGAAG TCACTGTGGTCCACACTTTGTCCCATCTCACCTCCCTCATAGACCCCGACGTCTCCCACTCCGCCCATCCAATCATCACTCGCCCCGCAGACCCCGCAGAGCCTGTTACACACGTAATCCTTGTCCCTCTCGCTGATTCCCCAGCgttcccttccctctctctgCTCGTGAACAGCGGCACAACACCCTCAGCCGTCTGTTTCCAGCAAGATATCTTGGAAAGAGCCATACGCGCAGAAGAGCAGTGGCTCAAAGGCGCTTTGGCACAGATCAAACGGGTGGCCGACATGTGTACAAAGCATCGGTCTGCCGTCTCTTCAACGGCGTCCACTGCTCGCCCTTCACCTGCTACTTCTGGCCCTGGTAGTCCCATTGAAGCACCTGCGCCGCTTATCATCGCATACAGCGCCAACCCATCCCTTTCTCAGTCTGCGATATCAGCTTGCATTACTGCTGGCGTGATTG ATATGGGCGCAGAGcatgaaggagagaagatcTTAGCGGCAGCGATGGGCCCACGACAGGGTTCCAGCGAAGCTTGGAATTGGGCTCGGAGTGAGAAGCGATCATCTATCTCTCAACGAACATCAATTTCACGAGAGTCACAAAACCCGTCTCGCAAAGGATCTACGGTCTCAGGAATCGCTTTTACCTCTGCTGATCCATTTGCCGCCAGCTGTGCTTGCAATAGCCCTTCGTCTCAACATTTGCGACCGGATCAACAAGCCCCGCCCATGTACCAGCAAACACCAACTGTGCCAACATACAAACACCCGGAAATTTCCTTACCTCCTGCTCAACAATATACATACCCTTATCTCTTCTATCAAGCGCCATCGTTCTGCGCTTTCCATCCTGCTCCGGATCCGCGTAGGCGAAGTGTAGATATTGGTGGTTTGGCAGAGGCCATAAAAAGAGCATCTCGATTATATGAGGCTAGTCATCCCATTTTATCGGGATCACGAGCTTCAAGCATCCAGCCTCGAGGGGTTAAACGGGGGCAAATGCACGAAGACTACTCCTTCCCGTCAGCGGCTTCACCGACATCTTCTGTGAACCTCAAATCATCCCTCAGTTCAAGCCAGGAGACACAGTCAAACGATGAGAACGACGCTTGGGGCAAATACACTGAGTTGGCAGAGCTCCTTAGTGCCATGTACTGCCACACAGGGACAACTATTGATGTTCAAATGGAGGAATTCGAGAA ATTCTCCAACCCATTAACCCCAGAAAAAAGGTCGCAACTTGTAGATGAACTGGCGACATGGAATTTCAAACCGCATTATCTCCACGAGGATGATCTTTATCGAATGGCTTGCTTGATCTTTGAAGGAATTTTGAATATAGAAGGCCTGGCTGAACTTGGTCTTCAACAAG ACAATGTCAACCGCCTTTTGTTCGCGATGCGAGCCATCTACCACGCCCCAAATCCTTATCACAATTATGTCCATGCGTTAGATGTCTTACAAGCCACGTACACCTTTCTTGCGGATTTAGGTGTCGTTCCGCCTTTTGAATACATACGTGAATGGGGTCCAAACAAGGAAATATGGCGAAGGCCGTCAGAAAATGAAAATGAAAGAAGTGCCGGTACTAAGAGGGCAAGGGAAATTATGCGACCGCAAGATATTTTAGCTGTGTTGATTGCTGCTATGGGGCATGACGTCGGCCACCCGGGTCTTAGTAATGCTTTCATG AAAAACGCAAGGGTACCTCTGTCACAAGTGTATGAGGATAAATCAGTCCTTGAAAACATGCACTGCATGCTTGTCGTGCAGTTGCTCCGCAAATATGGTTTTGGCTTCTTGATTGAACGTACGAAATCCTCATCTGAAGCGCAGGCGCTGTCCAATTTGGATCAAAAGAGTTTCCGTCAAGTCCTTTATTCGTCTATCCTTGCCACAGACATGTCGCTCCACTTTGCTTGGGTCCAAAGGCTCAAGGAATTTGATGACAGATTGAAGTCTGGAGAGGCCGGTGCTGTagaggatgagaggatTTTGATTTGCCAAGCTTTAATCAAGTGTGCAGATATTAGCAACCCT AGTCGACCGATTGGCGTGTCACAACATTGGTCCTCTGTTCTGCTAGAGGAATGGGCCAAACAAGCATCGCTTGAACAGGATCTTTCGCTTCCGGTGTCAGTCGTTGCGTCAGCAGACGCTGCGCTCCAGGCTAAGGGCCAAATTGGGTTCATTGATCTGTTCACAAAACCATTGTTCGAGGCGGTGTCTGATGCGTTGCCCGAGCTTCAACCTTACGCTGATAGCTGTGTGGAGAATCAGACGATATGGAAAGCAAGGCTGGCTGAACTTacagagaaggaaggtgacGAAGGAGAGGCAGTGAGGACATTAATCCAACCGGCGGTGGAGGGAGCAAGTCAAGACGAAAGATTTAAGACACTGTTCCCCTTGCTTCTCCCCACGCCATTAGTCTCTGGTCTCTCTGTGCCTGAAGAAGCTACATTACTCAAGGggtcttcatctttcacgTCGCCAACAGCCGCCATGTCACCTTATGCCCTTCCCACGCCTTCCAAGTTCAGCTTCGGCACTGATTTAACCGAACAAAATGGTGCGTCTCCTGCCGCCAGCGTCATGCGCGCAGTCTACCACGCAAAGCTTGTCGACCAAGGTTCGCGCTCCAGATTGGCTAGCTGGTCGAGAGGTTTCATACATGGAGATTGGAACGAGCACAGGAGGATGTCGACACCAGAAATTTTAACCAGTAATAACCATCTATGA